tgaacccaggaggtggaggttacagtgagccaatattgtgccactgcattccagcctggcaacagagcaagactttgtcaaaaaaaaaaaaaaaaaaaaaaacccaattgaaaaatgggcaattGAGCTgaatagtcatttttttttttaaaaaaaaagacatacaagtgatcaataggtatatgaaaagatcgTAAACATAGCTCATTTCTTTCTGCTGTTGAGTGATACTCAATTGAAtgaatgtttattcatttaccttggttgcttttattttggcaattatgaatacagCTGCTTATGCATTTGTATGCAGAATTTGTGTGCATGTACGTTCATAAGTCTCCAACTCATTTAGATAATTACCTAGGAGTGAGATTATTGTATCATatagtaagagtatgtttagttttataaaatactGCAAAACCACTTTCTAATGTTGGTGCACCATTTTGCGTTCCcttagcaatgaatgagagttcctgtcaGTTCACAACCTTGcttgcatttggtgttgtcagtgttttagattttagtcattctaatagaTACGTAATGCTGTCTTGTCTTAATTTTCCATTCCCTAATGATATACTATATTGGGCATCCTTTTATATCTTTATTGGCCacccatatgtattttttttttggtaacatgtctgttcagatcttttggccattttttaattgggttgtttattttcttgttgtatgagttttaagagttcttttttattgtggATACAAGTCTTGTATCAggtatgtgttttgcaaatattttctctccattagctacttgtcttttcattttcttaacagtgtgtTTCACAGAGAAGTTGTTTTCCATTTCAATGAAGTCTAACtgatcattattttctttcatgaatcatatttttgttattgtctcatagttcttggatattctgttctacctttctaattatttttcctcttgcttttcaGTTTGAGACATGTCTATTGACCTATCTTCCTGCTCACTGATTCCTTCCTCTCACATGTtaagcccatcaaaggcattcttcattttgtTATAGGGTTTCTGATTCCTAGCATCTTGTTTTGAATCTTTCTTAGAGTTGCATCTTTCTGTTTATATTACCCATCTTTTATTACATGTTATTCACTTTTCCCATTAGATCCTTTAGCATATTAattgtagttattttaaattttcagccTGATAACTCCAAAATCTCTACCATACTTGCTTTGTCTTTAGGTTTTGCCTTTTAGCATACCTTGTAATTTTTAGTTGAAAGGCATACATAATATACGACGTAAAAGAAACCAGTGAATGGCccgacgtggtggctcacgcctgtaatccccgcactttgggaggccgaggcaggtagatcgtgaggtcaggagatcgagatcattctggccaacatggtgaaatcccatctctaccaaaaatagaaaaattagctgggcgtggtgacgcacgtctgtagtcccagctactcgagaggctgaggcaggagaactggttgaacccaggaggcggaggttgcattgagccaacatcgtagcactgcactccagcctgggcaacacagctagactctgtctcaaaaaaaaaaaaaaaaaaaaaaattgaatgagaTAGGCTTTTAGTATGAGGTTTCATGTTTATCTGGCTAGGAGTTAGGTTGTGCTTGCTGTTTGCTATAGCGATTGGTGCCATTTTAAATTTCCTCTAGTGTCCTTATATTTGTATCCCCTGTTGTCTTTGGGTTTGCCTAGTGACTCTGTTTTACAGTCTGAGCCTTGCAGTTCTTTAAACTGTAATCCTTTGTTATTACACATGAGTTTTATTGATGTGGTAGTAAGGTGTGGGGAAAGTGGAAGCATTCCATAATCTTAGGATTAAGTCTCAATCTTTTATGGGCATGTTCCTCTCATCTATAGCCTTCACAACGCTTATTAGTTTCCTCCCCTATTCCCTTTGAGATACGAAGGTTTGAGAGGGCAAGAGTTGGGCATTTCACTTTCCACGGGTCGGTTAAGCTCTGGTAAAGCCCATGTTTGTTAAGCTCtggtaaaatattttctcataagaGCAGGCTTTTGTTCAGAAAAACGGAATGCTCTGGGAATATTTCAGAACGGCTACTTGTTCCTCCACTAACCAGGAGATGAGgggatttttctctatttttcaccCTGAGAGCCTGGTGGGACTCCTGGAGCTAAAAGTCATGAAAGCATGAGGGACCCCCAACCCTGTAAGGCTGGAACCTCAGTTCATTTTCTCTCTCAATCTAGTCTGTCTTCAGTAATTTATCAATTATTCTTTAAGTATTGCCACTAGTTGCTGGCTCTAAGGTGTGGGTTctcggtctcactgacttcaagaattaaTCTCcatggaccctcgcggtgagtgttatagttcTTAAAGCCGCCATGTCCGGAGTTTGtgccttctgatgttcggatgtgttcagagtttcttccttctggtgggttcctggtcttgctggctcaggagtgaagctgcacacattcatggtgagtgttacagctcttaaggcagtgcATCCGGAGTTGTTCATTCTTCGTGGTGgtttcgtggtcttgctggcctcaggagtgaggCTGCAtacctttgtggtgagtgttacagctcataaaggtagtgcagacccaaagagggagcaacagcaagatttattgcaaagagtgaaagaacaaagcttccacaacatggaaggggaccccggtgggttgccgctgctggcttgggcagcctgcttttattcacttatctggccccacccacatcccggggattggtccattttacagagagccgattggtctgttttacagagagctgattggtccgttttgacagagtgctgattggtgcctttacaatccctgaactagacacaaaagttctccatgtccccactagatttgctagatacagagtgctgactggtgcatttacaaaccttgagctagatatagagtgctgattggtgtatttacaatcccctagctagacataaaggttctccaagtccccaccagactcaggagcccagctggcttcacccagtggatacCGCACctgggccacaggtggagctgcctgccagtcccccgcggtgtgcctgcactcctcagcccttgggtggtcaatgggactgggcactgtggagcagggggtggcgctcctCGGGgaagctcaggcatggcgggctgcaggtcccgagccctgccccgtggggaggcagctaaggcccagggagaaatcgagcacagcaccGGTGGGCCaccactgctgggggacccagcacaccctccgcagctgtTGGCCctggtgctaagcccctcactgccccggGGCCAGCCAGTCTGCGtgtggggcccgccaagcccacgcccacccagaactctaAGTGGCCCGCAAGTGCCGCGGGCAGCCCCGGTTGGGTTcagccagcccagagaagggctcCCACGGTGCAGCTGCCGGCTGAAGGGCTCTTCAAGCGCAGCCAGAGTGGGCGCCGAGGCTCAGGAGGCACCGAGAGCAAGCAAGGGCTacaagggctgccagcatgctgtcacctctcactactaCAAGCTTCTGCTCTTGGTaagctgtgattctctgtatctATCCCTCTGTCCCATTTGGGGGACCTCAATTCTTTGGTGGATCTAAGAAGAGTTACTAATTTTCAGTTTGCTCAGCAGTTTCCCTTGTTGTGAAGATGAGAATAACAACTTACAAGCTTTTTGCATGTTGAACTGGAAATGAAAATTACTTCTTTAAggtcatttttatattataaaagcacaaaaccttgaaatatagaaataatatatcCATCAAGCATGAAGGGTAACTTTATTTACTTTCcaatataataaagataatgcCTCTTTCTTGGGAAAAGTTCAGGTCCAATTTCTTCTAGCCTATTCTGAAAGATGCAGATTGTCTAAGGTTGGGGTTTCATAGCTATAACACAGATTTGCATGCAAAGCATCCATCTGGGCCCCACTGTATTACCCCATGAAACTTGGAGGTCAGGGGAACACACATCTGTGGATACTCATGTCATGATGCTTACTGTGCTTTAAAGAATAGTCTTTTGTTTCTGACTCAAAAacgagtctttttttttttaagctgtaaTTTTTCATTTCCTGGGGAGGAGAAAATTCCaatgaaatacataaatatttggtttcattcttttttttaaaagaaaaaattatttccataggtttttggggaacaggtgatatctggttacatgggtaagttctttagtggtgatttgtgagatgttgatgcacccatcacccgaacagtatacactgaacccagtgtgtagtcttttatccctcaccacccccaccctttcccccgagGTCCCGAAGTCTATTGTAtaattcttacgcctttgcatcctcatagcttagatcTCACTTTTGAGTGAGAACTTATGATGttcggttttccattcctgagttacttcacttagcataatagtctccaattccatccaggttgctgcaaatgccattaattcattcctttttatggctgagtagtattcctttatatatatattatatatatatatattccatttattgtacataagaataatcagaaaattatatttattctgttttccagttttttttctgGGGATTAGAAGATGGCATGGTCATCAAAATAAAGGGCAAAGGATACAATACTctgctaagttttttgtatttttttctgtttgaacttctatgatatatatatatatcacagtttctttatgcacagttgattgatgggcatttgggctgattctgtatttttgcaattgtgaattgtgctgctataatttTCTGTCAGAATCCTGGAAACTATGCCAAGCTAACTTCTTTGCTTCTAAGTAGGGTCAAATCCCAGAGTTATCACAGTTCTTGATATGTCTATCCACCAAAAAAGacttacataaaattatttattgtggtTTTGTGCATAATAGCATACATTGGGAAATGAACTATTCAAAAGcaggtgaataaataaatgttggtatttcatacaatggaatactacttagcaatatAAGTGAatgaattatttgtatatataaaataacatggaTGAAAATCCCAAAATTATGCCGACAAAAATAAGGTAGACATAAAAGAGCACATGCTTTATGCCCCCCCTTTATATGAAATCCTTGAATTACCATGATTAATGCATGGTTATAGAAATCAGAACAGTGTTTGTTTCTATGTAGTAGATATTGACTGCACAGTGCCAGAGATGATGGAGATCTTGATAGGGATGCAGCTGATATAGGTGCATTTTCAAAACAGATCATACTGTACATGCAAGTTCTAAACTCAGTATCCATttgaaaaaagaatgcaaataatTTGAAACAAATTTATCAAAGTTTCACTCTTAAAGAAACACAACTAGTTGTTAATGGTATGTGTGCACTAATTGAGCAATGCACAACTTCTTAAACTTTGAAATTGGATTGAACACTGCTATCTTCTCCTGTTTCACATTGATTATCCTGTGGtactttctttttatcatttcaaCCTAGAAAATTCAGTGAGTTTCACAAAGATATAATGTCACCAAAAGGAATTTAACATTATTTAGAGTTGAAATTGAAATGCCTTGAGCCAATAGTTCAAACAGTGTCTGAGAGATATCAGAAGTCAGTGTATTTCCTTTGAACAATTTGAACATTTCCCTCCCTTCACGCTTGTGTGTTTGTAGCAGTAAACCAAGCACATTGGCTCCACAACATGGAAAACACAGGATCGGATGGTTTGCAGGGCTTTTTCAACTCTGAAATGTTATAATTCTATGTTGAGAGGAGATTTTTGTAATAAGAAGATATTCTGTCTTTGCAGCAAGCATATTTAAGGGCACCATCACATTTTGAATTCTGTATTCTTCCTAATGAAAGATATTGATATGCAGCATAGATAGGAGTAATGATTTGAAGTCAGACATATATGGATTTTGCATCCACTACTTACTATCTGAGGACCAGAAAGTCCGTtaaattctctgagcctcagttttgtcaaGTGTGAAATTAAGATAATGTCATACATACCTCACTGCAATGCGGTGAAATGAAAGCAATACATGTAAACCTCTCAAGCAAGTTCGTAGCACATtgttagtgctcaataaatgtcatctATTAAAATGAGCACTTTTATCATTCATTGagtttgaaggatttttttaagATGATGAGTTTTTTCTAAACAAATCAAGGAGCTCATAATGTCAAATATATCACTATATTAAATTAGGAGATGCagactaaaagtaaaaatatatgaacCAGCTTAAGTAACTCTTAATCATTTTTCTGACTACTTTCTATCTTGCTtaacaaaacatatcaaattttaaaaactaagtatGTATTAATTCCATTTATTGTACATAAGAATAATCAGAAAATTATGTTTATtctgttttccagtttttttctggGGATTAGAAGATGGCATGGTCATCAAAATAAAGGGCAAAGGATACAACCCTctgctaagttttttgtatttttcctgtttGAACTTCTGGCCAGTTTCTGAAGCTTTCCACCCTGTATCTGTCAAACAATTATTTCTCAATTTGAGCAAAATAGATCTTGAAAATTATGGCATCTCTACCTTCCCTTCTGAACGCATAACAGAACTGGGAAAAggatggagggaagaagggagagagggagggagacagagagaaaaaaatcaacttacaCCAATATTACAGATATCTATTCAAAGGTAAAAGAGAAAACTTGTTATGCttgttatttccatacttatcaGTTTGCAAATCATTTGTGATACTTGTGCCCTGTTCGAAGAGTTGATTTACTTATTAACATTAGAAAGTGCTTGAGTCAAATAATAACTACTAGATAAGCTTCACATCTGACTGAAGAAATAGAATTAATATCACATTTGACTACTTTTGCCATTGAGAAACATACATTTACCACAGGCTTAAGTACGTGATATTTCTTGAGTAGTATTATTCCTCTAAGCTCTGGCTTCACTGAATAGTAAGGGTAACAACAAAGCGCTGGAACATAGCCAGTCACTGGCACAATAACACTGTTGGGCAACAGCACTCCTGTGGGTCGGCTGTGGCAGGGATTGTAGACTACCCATGAAACTGTAGGGACAGGATCGCTTCAAATTCAGCAGGCAGAAGACACTGTGTAGGACTGAGTGAAATGAATCTATACACTTAAGCACAGGAAATTGAAAACTAATAGTAATGACCGGAGTAAACTAATATTCTTGACATGAAATTATTGGTATGAGatccaagaaaaagaaacctgCCTACTTACTCCAAAGAAAAGCAATGGTATCCCGCAAGGAATTGATGAATTTCTCTCTAAAATCTTGAAGAATTTATCTACATGTTTATTGTGCATTTTCCTCCACCTTTGCTTTCTCAATTGTCCTGTAAAGGGGGATTTTCCCTACCTATTTCTCTGCCTCCACTGTGGGCCAACATAGAAGCAAAACTAATTACTCAGAGGAGCCATTCATGTACAGAAAGATTATAATATACTCTTACAGAGTCTCATTTTCTTACTTATAAAAACTAAATATGATTGGAGTAAGGTAAGAAGGCagacagaactgaaagaaaagacTTGGCCAAGAAGTAGGAGAGAATATATTGTCAGAAAGAGACTCAAAATTGAGCAGTTTATCAGTGGAGACCTTCTCTGTAATCCACTGTCTGTGTCCAACTTTGTTTCCAACAATCCTAGACTTTTGTATAATCTTCGGAGTGGAGAAATATCTTAGGTGAGGACAAAGGAAAATTCATGAGCAAGGTGGAATTAAACAGGATCTGCTGGACATTTCTCTTTGCGTCTATGCAATGGTAAACACATTGGTGATTTCAAAATCTTCATATGAAGTCACTAGTTTGAAGCACCATTTTGAGTTCTAGGAATCTGAAAAATTCTGCAAGAAATGTTCAAAAAATCATTTAAGTTCTgtgtaagaattttaaaatagcaattagATAAATTAATGTGATCTAGAGATTGATGAAATTTCTCTGAAGCCAGGAATGAAGCAAGAGCACAAGTCTAAGAAATAATTGAATGCTGAAGGTCCTCACCGACCCAGGATATATGATCACTGGTAGCTTAGAGCTTTAGTTTTAATGACTGCTTAAGAGAGAGTCAAAGACAAAGATAGGGCCATTGTATAGTGAGGAATTCAACTGAAGACCTTAGTGAAAAGCCCAGACTTAACAAAGACCTAAGTCAAAGAAAGTATTAAATAAGAGATTCTCTGATTAGGATTTGCTTTGGGTGAAGGGAGAAGCAGTAgtcttcctaaaatatttttggtCACATGTCTGTTCTTCAGTGGGCTTGCATCCTTAATTCACACTATTtgcaattaaataattttaattgaaagAAGATCTCAGTTTGTAGCTTTCTAGGACATAGAGAAAATAGGTAAATTCCTTCTTGATAAACACACCCTCACATCAAGCTTCAAGAAATTCCCAGAGAGTTTTAATAAACATATGTTCAGAATCAGAGATCATAAACCAACCCaaaaataaattaggcattgTGAGTGAGCAACAGCGGGACTGATAGCAGACGTCAGCGATATTAGAATTATTACAAATATAATCTGAGTATGACTAAGTTTATACGaataaaatatggaataaaaaCATGAGTAAAGACCAAGCATCTATCAAAGATGCATAGGCATAGTTGAGAAAAGGCAAAATTGaatctttagaaataaaaatatagttagtgAATTAAAACTAAGTTTGTGGTATAGCAGCTTAAAAGAGAACTAATGCCACAGAAGATATAAATGCAAAAAACATATAATTGATGCCCAGAAAGATAAAGTCATAGAAAAGTATAAATATGAGGCTAAGAAACATGAGGCTGAGATAGTTCAGCATATATCTGTGAAAGTTCTGGAGAAAATAATACACTGAAGATAGACAATATTTTACTGGATAATGGTCAAGAATTTCCCAAAACTAATTAAGTCAGGCTGAGGGATACTAACAAGTCTCAAACAGAATAAATTTTCATACCTAGATATGAAATT
This genomic interval from Gorilla gorilla gorilla isolate KB3781 chromosome 3, NHGRI_mGorGor1-v2.1_pri, whole genome shotgun sequence contains the following:
- the LOC129533069 gene encoding T-box transcription factor TBX1-like, encoding MAGCRSRALPRGEAAKAQGEIEHSTGGPPLLGDPAHPPQLLALVLSPSLPRGQPVCVWGPPSPRPPRTLSGPQVPRAAPVGFSQPREGLPRCSCRLKGSSSAARVGAEAQEAPRASKGYKGCQHAVTSHYYKLLLLFFSGD